From one Sylvia atricapilla isolate bSylAtr1 chromosome 21, bSylAtr1.pri, whole genome shotgun sequence genomic stretch:
- the GDPD2 gene encoding glycerophosphoinositol inositolphosphodiesterase GDPD2 produces the protein MADLPGCCSTCATCLLCPYSCQWITAKKEKRKGLRTTKYDCSWFLFLFCVFLFTLVWLYFAIIILNDFHNFNEFIFRQKKLWLDWSLVLLIATAVLISYSSVLLVLALCLQLCGQPLKLHWVHKVLLILTALVVAAAFTGLGVKWAEEWKSAHISLQATGPFLHIGAVGGMTLLAWPLASFIYRTPSTGLKVFVLLVFWAAMIALYLAPLGITSPCIMEQNQLPPKPALIGHRGAPMLAPENTLMSLHKAVECDVQVFETDVIVSADGVPFLMHDEELTRTTNVQAVFPEKAALNSTAFNWTDLQQLDAGSWFLERRPFPTVQSLSPGDRKEAAEQRIPSLEQALEAAKQSNISIMFDLRPENHSDYQNFVNITLGVILQSGIPLDQVLWLPDGFREDVKQQAPGVQHVYGRKRLENEEPGLHINLPYQDMSSEEIRQYRQDNISVNLYVVNQPWLFSVLWCSGVSSVTTNACQVLKEMKHPIWLLPSSTYFMIWIVVDCVSFLIIIWAFVLMKKCSHRRRPAESETDVLLTKINSLMQE, from the exons ATGGCAGACCTCCCCGGCTGCTGCTCTACCTGTGccacctgcctgctctgcccctACAGCTGCCAGTGGATCACTGCcaagaaggagaagaggaagggcCTAAGAACCACCAAG TATGACTGCAGCTggttccttttcctcttctgcgTCTTCCTCTTCACATTGGTGTGGCTCTACTTCGCTATCATCATCCTCAATGATTTCCACAACTTCAACGA GTTCATCTTCAGGCAGAAGAAGCTGTGGCTAGACTGGTCCCTGGTCCTGCTCATAGCTACGGCTGTGCTGATCAGCTACtcatctgtgctgctg GTCCTTGCtttgtgcctgcagctctgtggccaGCCCTTGAAGCTACACTGGGTGCACAAG GTCCTGCTGATCCTAACTGCCCTGGTGGTGGCTGCAGCCTTCACAGGGCTGGGAGTAAAGTGGGCTGAGGAGTGGAAGAGTGCACATATCTCCCTGCAG GCAACAGGACCCTTCCTGCACATTGGAGCTGTGGGGGGAATGACACTCCTTGCCTGGCCCCTGGCCAGCTTCATCTACCGCACCCCCAGCACAG GTCTCAAGGTGTTTGTGCTGCTTGTGTTCTGGGCAGCGATGATTGCACTGTACCTGGCTCCCTTGGGAATCACCTCCCCGTGCATCATGGAGCAGAACCAGCTGCCCCCCAAGCCAGCCCTAATTGGCCATCGAGGAGCGCCCATG CTGGCCCCCGAGAACACCCTCATGTCACTGCACAAGGCAGTGGAATGTGATGTGCAAGTCTTCGAGACAGACGTCATAGTGAG TGCTGACGGGGTCCCATTCCTCATGCATGACGAGGAACTCACCAGGACCACCAATGTGCAGGCTGTGTTCCCTGAGAAGGCTGCCCTGAACAGCACTGCGTTCAACTGGACAgacctccagcagctggatgcaGGCAGTTGGTTCCTAGAG CGGAGGCCATTTCCCACTGTGCAGAGTCTCTCTCCTGGCGATCGTAAGGAGGCAGCTGAACAGAGGATCCCGTCCCTGGAACAGGCTCTAGAGGCAGCCAAGCAGAGCAACATCTCCATCATGTTTGACCTTCGGCCTGAAAACCACAGTGACTACCAGAACTTTGTAAATATCACCCTGGGAGTGATTTTACAGTCAGGCATCCCGCTAGATCAG GTCCTCTGGCTTCCAGATGGGTTCAGGGAGGATGTCAAACAGCAAGCCCCAGGTGTCCAGCACGTCTATGGCCGGAAGAGACTCGAGAATGAGGAGCCAGGACTGCACATCAATCTGCCCTACCAGGACATGAGCTCTGAGGAGATCAG GCAGTACCGCCAGGACAACATCTCTGTCAACTTGTATGTGGTGAACCAGCCCTGGCTCTTCTCCGTGCTCTGGTGCTCAGGGGTGAGCTCTGTCACCACCAACGCCTGCCAGGTGCTGAAGGAGATGAAACACCCCATCTGGCTGCTT cccagcagcacatACTTCATGATCTGGATCGTTGTGGACTGCGTTTCCTTCCTTATCATCATCTGGGCCTTTGTCTTGATGAA GAAATGTTCCCACAGAAGGCGGCCGGCGG AGTCTGAGACGGACGTGCTGCTCACAAAGATCAACAGCTTGATGCAGGAGTGA